From the genome of Nocardioides sp., one region includes:
- a CDS encoding response regulator transcription factor, translated as MPSSPLVLLVEGHNAGRDSLRPMLLKPGYEVTVVHTGAEALDWLQAQARTPDLIVFDASTMRSNGVRNCRRLRRSVELIPIIHSRASGEEEDRSAGADVYLERPYSARKLLNRTRALLPADSSREEIVRYGNITLFRSKRSVGVAGKGEFILTPKLALLLETLVRQPGTLLTRRQLMQTVWQTDFVGDTRTLDVHIRWVRECIESDPSRPQFLKTVRGKGYVLLIPAPSDDSV; from the coding sequence ATGCCTTCGAGTCCGCTCGTCTTGCTGGTGGAGGGACACAATGCTGGTCGCGATTCCTTGCGGCCCATGCTCCTGAAGCCTGGCTATGAGGTAACGGTTGTCCACACTGGCGCCGAAGCGCTGGACTGGCTGCAAGCCCAGGCCCGCACGCCGGACCTGATCGTTTTCGATGCCTCCACGATGCGCTCGAACGGCGTTCGCAACTGCCGGCGATTACGGCGTTCTGTCGAGCTAATCCCTATTATCCATAGCCGGGCCAGCGGTGAAGAAGAAGACCGCAGCGCTGGGGCCGACGTCTATCTGGAACGACCTTACTCAGCACGCAAGTTGCTGAACCGGACGCGCGCGCTGTTGCCGGCCGACAGCAGCCGCGAAGAGATCGTCCGCTATGGCAACATTACCCTCTTCCGCAGCAAGCGCTCTGTCGGCGTGGCCGGCAAGGGCGAGTTCATTCTAACACCCAAACTGGCCCTGCTACTGGAAACGCTCGTCCGCCAGCCGGGCACGCTGTTGACCCGCCGCCAACTGATGCAAACCGTCTGGCAAACTGACTTCGTTGGCGACACGCGCACGCTGGACGTTCACATTCGTTGGGTGCGCGAGTGCATCGAAAGCGACCCCAGTCGGCCGCAATTCCTGAAGACAGTCCGCGGCAAAGGGTACGTGCTGTTGATTCCCGCGCCGAGCGACGACTCCGTCTAG